One genomic segment of Amycolatopsis granulosa includes these proteins:
- a CDS encoding DinB family protein, which yields MNWNPLLREQITVHWSTQLRDRLEGLTDEEYFWEPAPGCWSVRPRGTSTAPVQAGSGSMTIDFAMPQPEPAPVTTIAWRLGHVIVGILATRNALHFGRTPTDYQSFEYAPSAKEALAQLDEEYATWVAGVESLGEAGLARPCGEAEGPFAEQPMGALVLNIHRELIHHLSEVCLLRDLHLHTRTRPEAN from the coding sequence ATGAACTGGAACCCGCTGCTGCGCGAGCAGATCACCGTGCACTGGAGTACGCAGCTGCGCGACCGCCTGGAGGGCCTCACCGACGAGGAGTACTTCTGGGAGCCCGCGCCCGGGTGCTGGAGTGTGCGCCCGCGCGGCACGAGCACCGCGCCGGTGCAGGCCGGATCCGGGTCGATGACCATCGACTTCGCGATGCCGCAACCCGAGCCGGCGCCGGTCACCACGATCGCGTGGCGGCTGGGGCACGTGATCGTCGGTATCCTCGCGACCCGCAACGCCCTGCACTTCGGCCGCACGCCCACCGACTACCAATCCTTCGAGTACGCGCCCAGTGCGAAGGAAGCACTGGCCCAGCTCGACGAGGAGTACGCCACGTGGGTGGCCGGCGTGGAATCCCTCGGCGAAGCCGGCCTCGCGCGCCCGTGCGGGGAGGCGGAGGGACCGTTCGCCGAGCAGCCGATGGGGGCGCTGGTCCTGAACATCCACCGCGAACTGATCCACCATCTGTCCGAGGTGTGCCTGCTGCGCGACCTGCACCTGCACACCCGGACCCGTCCGGAGGCGAACTGA
- a CDS encoding helix-turn-helix domain-containing protein: MAPIDLPGSDPGTGPTARRMILGTQLRRLREKAGITRATAAWEIRASESKISRMELGRVGFKERDVTDLLTMYGVHDPAERAWAVQMVKESNQPGWWQPYNDLVPSWFDNYIGLEEAAFRIRTYELMFVPGLLQTERYARAVVSHGDPDSRDEDTERKVGLRMRRQKVLTGPKPPRVWAVLDAAVLERPIGGAGVLREQIDKLLELTELPHIALQVVPFDLSGFAAESAFSLLQFAEPDLPNIAYVEHLNGASYLEKPEDLEVYGRAFDRLTVDAETPDRTRQMLLKKRAEL; encoded by the coding sequence ATGGCTCCCATCGACCTCCCCGGCTCCGACCCGGGCACCGGCCCGACCGCACGCCGGATGATCCTCGGCACCCAGCTGCGCCGCCTCCGGGAGAAGGCCGGCATCACGCGGGCCACGGCCGCGTGGGAGATCCGGGCGTCCGAGTCGAAGATCAGCCGGATGGAGCTCGGCCGGGTCGGGTTCAAGGAACGCGACGTCACCGACCTGCTGACGATGTACGGCGTGCACGACCCGGCCGAGCGCGCGTGGGCCGTGCAGATGGTCAAGGAGTCCAACCAGCCCGGCTGGTGGCAGCCCTACAACGACCTGGTGCCCAGCTGGTTCGACAACTACATCGGGCTGGAGGAAGCCGCTTTCCGCATCCGCACCTACGAGCTGATGTTCGTGCCCGGCCTGCTCCAGACCGAGCGGTACGCGCGGGCGGTGGTCAGCCACGGCGACCCGGACAGCCGGGACGAGGACACCGAACGCAAGGTGGGCCTGCGGATGCGCCGTCAGAAGGTGCTGACCGGCCCGAAACCACCACGGGTGTGGGCCGTCCTCGACGCGGCCGTCCTGGAACGCCCGATCGGGGGTGCCGGTGTGCTGCGCGAGCAGATCGACAAGCTCCTGGAGCTGACCGAACTGCCGCACATCGCGCTGCAGGTCGTCCCGTTCGACCTGAGCGGGTTCGCGGCGGAAAGCGCCTTCTCGCTGCTCCAGTTCGCCGAGCCGGACCTGCCCAACATCGCCTACGTCGAGCACCTCAACGGCGCGTCCTATCTGGAGAAGCCGGAGGACCTGGAGGTCTACGGCCGCGCCTTCGACCGGCTCACCGTGGACGCGGAGACCCCGGATCGCACCCGTCAGATGCTGCTGAAGAAGCGGGCCGAGCTCTGA
- a CDS encoding lysozyme has product MGVAVRLWSSKLRLGTLLVSVALGTTAVCGAASSTASTPDYSKAEDTFAGSQIAAVEGTGDPPRFAADAGALGHDVSGHQGEVNWPGAWGAGGRFVYVKATEGTGFINKQFAQQYNGSYQAGMVRGAYHFARPDVSGGRAQAEYFLAHGGGWSADGRTLPGALDAEYNPYGDACYGLDPARMVAWLREFSDTYHARTGRFPVIYTSTNWWNRCTGNNAEFAQSNPLWIARYQPTIGPLPAGWTRQFIWQFADSGALPGDQNLFNGALDQVKGFAANN; this is encoded by the coding sequence ATGGGAGTCGCCGTGCGATTGTGGAGTTCGAAACTGCGCCTGGGCACGCTCCTCGTGTCCGTGGCATTGGGGACGACGGCGGTGTGCGGAGCCGCGTCGTCCACCGCGTCCACACCGGACTACTCGAAGGCGGAGGACACCTTCGCCGGGTCGCAGATCGCCGCGGTCGAGGGCACCGGGGACCCGCCCCGGTTCGCCGCGGACGCCGGTGCCCTGGGGCACGACGTGAGCGGGCACCAGGGCGAGGTGAACTGGCCGGGCGCGTGGGGAGCGGGCGGCCGGTTCGTCTACGTCAAGGCGACCGAGGGCACCGGCTTCATCAACAAGCAGTTCGCCCAGCAGTACAACGGCTCCTACCAGGCCGGCATGGTCCGTGGCGCCTACCACTTCGCGCGCCCGGACGTGTCCGGCGGCCGCGCGCAGGCCGAGTACTTCCTCGCGCACGGCGGCGGCTGGTCCGCGGACGGGCGGACGCTGCCCGGCGCGCTCGACGCGGAGTACAACCCGTACGGCGACGCCTGTTACGGGCTCGACCCGGCGCGGATGGTGGCCTGGCTGCGCGAGTTCTCCGACACCTACCACGCCCGTACCGGCCGCTTCCCGGTCATCTACACATCCACCAACTGGTGGAACCGGTGTACCGGCAACAACGCGGAGTTCGCGCAGTCGAACCCGTTGTGGATAGCGCGGTACCAGCCGACGATCGGTCCGTTGCCCGCCGGCTGGACGCGTCAGTTCATCTGGCAATTCGCGGACTCGGGCGCGCTGCCAGGTGACCAGAATCTGTTCAACGGCGCACTGGACCAAGTCAAGGGATTCGCCGCGAACAACTAA
- a CDS encoding type VII secretion system-associated protein, with the protein MAQRDEADRLLPNPQPEHKPGKPKITEEMRANARANPNSWLYVIDEAFDPNGPVPSWAVVGAYPVNGSGDIVEDFHPNDRYRPSPKALGFPEPRNDLERLLQLVRTNHRPASDLPPVILDATLFVYALAPMQRTVIGFHNTDGRVLVPAYTAKSLVPPEWPHARAVLGRDVVPLLAGHPVAINPHDVVTAVVPAEHLVAALEQERKD; encoded by the coding sequence ATGGCGCAGCGGGACGAGGCAGATCGGCTTCTACCCAATCCTCAGCCCGAGCACAAGCCGGGCAAGCCCAAGATCACCGAGGAGATGCGCGCCAACGCCAGGGCGAACCCGAACAGCTGGCTCTACGTGATCGACGAGGCGTTCGACCCCAATGGGCCGGTGCCGTCGTGGGCCGTCGTCGGGGCCTACCCGGTGAACGGCAGCGGTGACATCGTGGAGGACTTCCACCCCAACGATCGTTACCGGCCGTCGCCGAAGGCCCTCGGTTTCCCGGAACCGCGCAACGACCTGGAGCGCCTGCTGCAGCTGGTGCGGACCAATCACCGGCCGGCGAGCGACCTGCCGCCGGTGATCCTCGACGCCACGCTGTTCGTCTACGCGCTGGCCCCCATGCAGCGGACGGTCATCGGGTTCCACAACACCGACGGCCGCGTCCTCGTGCCGGCCTACACCGCCAAGTCGCTGGTGCCGCCGGAGTGGCCGCACGCCCGCGCGGTGCTCGGCCGCGACGTGGTGCCGCTGCTCGCCGGGCACCCGGTCGCGATCAACCCGCACGACGTGGTGACCGCGGTCGTCCCGGCCGAGCACCTGGTGGCCGCGCTCGAGCAAGAGCGAAAAGACTAA
- a CDS encoding Gfo/Idh/MocA family oxidoreductase: MDEPLRVGLVGAGPWARTVHAPGLADHPATRLTAVFTRRAEAARELAQPYDADVCSTFDDLLGRVDAVAFAVPPATQAELAVEAARAGKHVILEKPVAADVAGAERLVAAVSTAGVASLVMLTLRYSTATRDWLAGLATAGGWSGGGVRWLSGGLLGGPYASSPWRQTDGGTLADVGPHAFDLLDAALGRIERVTSAHRGPSDLWHVVFEHDGGALSSATLSLRLPLRPTVVEFVVYGEHGYRTLGRKDGGAGQSYTAMLDDFAAMIDTGTTTHPCDVHRGLHLQRLLETARSLAA; the protein is encoded by the coding sequence GTGGACGAACCACTGCGCGTCGGGCTGGTCGGTGCGGGTCCGTGGGCCCGCACCGTGCACGCGCCCGGCCTGGCCGACCACCCGGCGACCCGGTTGACCGCGGTATTCACCCGCCGCGCCGAGGCCGCCCGCGAACTGGCCCAGCCCTACGACGCCGACGTGTGCAGCACCTTTGACGACCTGCTCGGCCGGGTGGACGCCGTCGCGTTCGCGGTGCCGCCGGCCACGCAGGCGGAGCTGGCGGTCGAGGCGGCCAGGGCCGGCAAGCACGTCATCCTGGAGAAGCCGGTCGCGGCCGACGTCGCGGGCGCGGAACGGCTGGTCGCAGCGGTGTCCACGGCGGGTGTGGCGAGCCTGGTGATGCTGACCCTGCGTTACTCGACCGCGACCCGGGACTGGCTGGCCGGGCTCGCCACGGCCGGCGGCTGGAGCGGCGGTGGGGTGCGGTGGCTCTCGGGCGGTCTGCTCGGCGGGCCGTACGCGTCCTCGCCGTGGCGGCAGACGGACGGCGGCACGCTCGCCGACGTCGGGCCGCATGCCTTCGACCTGCTCGACGCCGCGCTCGGCAGGATCGAGCGGGTGACGTCGGCCCACCGCGGCCCCAGCGACCTGTGGCACGTGGTGTTCGAGCACGACGGTGGGGCGCTGAGTTCGGCGACGCTGTCGCTGCGGCTGCCCCTGCGGCCGACGGTGGTCGAGTTCGTCGTGTACGGCGAGCACGGGTACCGCACGCTGGGCCGCAAGGACGGCGGCGCGGGCCAGTCGTACACCGCGATGCTGGACGACTTCGCGGCGATGATCGACACCGGCACCACCACCCACCCCTGCGACGTCCACCGCGGCCTGCACCTCCAGCGGTTGCTGGAGACCGCCCGGTCGCTCGCCGCTTAG
- the arfB gene encoding alternative ribosome rescue aminoacyl-tRNA hydrolase ArfB produces the protein MTTPGSDLHVSRRLVIPAAELRERFSRSSGPGGQGVNTTDSRVELSFDVARSPSIPEDLRPRLLERLRSRLADGVLTIAASEHRAQLANREAARERLAAALRAAAAPPPPPRRPTKPSRGAKERRLAAKKRRGDVKRGRRGQYGD, from the coding sequence GTGACCACCCCCGGTTCTGACCTGCACGTGTCCCGGCGGCTGGTGATCCCGGCCGCCGAGCTGCGCGAACGCTTCTCGCGCTCGTCCGGGCCGGGCGGCCAGGGCGTCAACACGACGGACTCGCGGGTCGAGCTGTCGTTCGACGTGGCCCGGTCGCCCTCGATCCCGGAGGACCTGCGGCCGCGGCTGCTGGAGCGGTTGCGCTCCCGGCTGGCCGACGGCGTGCTCACCATCGCGGCCAGCGAACACCGCGCCCAGCTGGCCAACCGGGAGGCCGCGCGGGAGCGCCTGGCCGCGGCCCTGCGCGCGGCGGCCGCGCCGCCCCCGCCACCCCGGCGCCCCACCAAACCGTCGCGTGGCGCGAAGGAGCGGCGGCTGGCGGCGAAGAAGCGCCGGGGCGACGTGAAACGCGGCCGCCGCGGCCAGTACGGCGACTAG
- a CDS encoding DUF3073 domain-containing protein, which yields MGRGRAKAKQTKVARELKYSTPDTDFAALQRELSGQSSNSHPHDEDEKYEDPYDPYADEDDGYRR from the coding sequence ATGGGGCGCGGCCGGGCCAAGGCCAAGCAGACGAAGGTGGCGCGAGAGCTCAAGTACAGCACTCCCGACACAGATTTCGCTGCGCTTCAGCGCGAGCTGTCAGGACAGTCCTCCAATTCTCATCCTCATGACGAGGACGAGAAGTACGAGGACCCGTACGACCCGTACGCCGACGAGGACGACGGCTACCGTCGTTGA
- a CDS encoding sterol carrier family protein, with amino-acid sequence MPAPRPVDPAELRTALQAVSAWLSGEAGQPARPALAAAVRLSLRTLAQDAPGRSVEVRVPPFAAVQCVEGPRHTRGTPPNVVETDPRTWLELATGRLEWTDAVREGRVTASGTRADLGHWLPLVRL; translated from the coding sequence ATGCCCGCACCGCGTCCGGTTGACCCTGCCGAATTGCGTACCGCCCTGCAGGCCGTTTCGGCTTGGTTGAGCGGAGAAGCCGGACAGCCGGCCCGGCCGGCGCTGGCCGCCGCCGTCCGGCTGAGCCTGCGCACGCTCGCCCAGGACGCGCCCGGCCGCAGCGTGGAGGTGCGCGTGCCACCGTTCGCGGCCGTGCAGTGCGTCGAGGGGCCACGCCACACCCGCGGCACGCCGCCGAACGTGGTCGAGACCGACCCGCGGACCTGGCTCGAGCTGGCCACCGGGCGTCTGGAGTGGACGGACGCCGTGCGGGAGGGCCGGGTCACCGCGTCCGGGACCCGGGCCGACCTCGGGCACTGGTTGCCGCTGGTGCGGCTGTGA
- a CDS encoding 3-hydroxybutyryl-CoA dehydrogenase: MADIQRVGVVGAGLMGSGIAEVHARAGVDVTVAEVNQPALDAGRARIEKSLRRAVKAGKLADEDADAALGRLTFTTDLTSFADRDLVIEAVLEQEQAKVEVFRSLDEIVERPDAIFASNTSSIPITKLGTATSRPQQVVGIHFFNPVPVLPLVELVPSLLTSEDTIKRADGHVTGSLAKTVIRSPDRAGFVVNALLVPYLLSAIRMVESGFASAEDVDRGMELGTAHPMGPLRLSDLIGLDTVRAIADSMYAEFKEPLYAPPPLLLRMVDAGLLGKKSGRGFYTYG; this comes from the coding sequence ATGGCGGACATCCAGCGGGTGGGCGTGGTCGGAGCCGGGTTGATGGGCTCCGGGATCGCCGAGGTGCACGCACGGGCCGGTGTGGACGTGACGGTCGCCGAGGTGAACCAGCCCGCGCTGGACGCCGGCCGTGCCCGCATCGAGAAGTCGCTGCGGCGTGCCGTCAAGGCGGGCAAGCTCGCCGACGAGGACGCGGACGCGGCTCTCGGCCGTCTCACGTTCACCACCGACCTGACGTCCTTCGCCGACCGCGACCTCGTGATCGAGGCCGTGCTCGAGCAGGAGCAGGCCAAGGTCGAGGTGTTCCGCTCGCTGGACGAGATCGTCGAGCGACCGGACGCGATCTTCGCCTCCAACACCTCCTCCATCCCGATCACGAAGCTGGGCACGGCCACGAGCCGGCCGCAGCAGGTGGTCGGCATCCACTTCTTCAACCCGGTCCCGGTGCTACCGCTGGTCGAGCTGGTGCCATCGCTGCTGACCAGCGAAGACACGATCAAGCGCGCGGACGGGCACGTGACCGGGTCGCTGGCCAAGACCGTGATCCGATCCCCGGACCGCGCCGGGTTCGTCGTGAACGCGCTGCTGGTGCCGTACCTGCTGTCGGCGATCCGGATGGTCGAGTCGGGCTTCGCGTCCGCCGAGGACGTCGACCGCGGCATGGAGCTGGGCACCGCGCACCCGATGGGGCCGCTGCGCTTGTCCGACCTGATCGGGCTGGACACCGTCAGGGCGATCGCGGACTCGATGTACGCCGAGTTCAAGGAGCCCCTGTACGCGCCGCCACCGCTGCTGCTGCGCATGGTCGACGCCGGGCTGCTGGGCAAGAAGAGCGGCCGCGGCTTCTACACCTACGGCTGA
- the purF gene encoding amidophosphoribosyltransferase, with translation MVSHHIDDQPEREPREECGVFGVWAPGEEVAKMAYYGLYALQHRGQEAAGISVSDGKQIVVFKDLGLVSQVFDEQVLSSLQGHIAVGHCRYSTTGSSTWENAQPMFRHTATGSGISFAHNGNLVNAAELRDRTRAAGLKPHRELTGSSSDSDLVVGLLADAAADKGTEAAALELLPTLRGAFCLVFADESTLYAARDPHGVRPLVLGRLERGWVVASETAALDIVGASFVREVEPGELIAIDAEGLRSARFASPEPKGCIFEYVYLARPDTSIAGRSVHGTRVEIGKRLAAEHPAEADLVIPVPESGTPAAIGYAQASGIPYGQGLVKNGYVGRTFIQPSQTIRQLGIRLKLNPLRDVIRGKRLVVVDDSIVRGNTQRALVRMLREAGAVAVHVRIASPPVRWPCFYGIDFASRAELVANGADLEGIRRLIGADSLGYVSLESLVAASEQPKTRLCTACFDGQYPIPLPDDALIGKYVLEGLDSADAAARTVTQAGYGAEDAVRRP, from the coding sequence GTGGTTTCCCACCACATCGACGACCAGCCCGAACGTGAACCGCGAGAAGAGTGCGGTGTCTTCGGCGTCTGGGCCCCCGGTGAAGAAGTCGCCAAGATGGCCTACTACGGCCTGTACGCGCTTCAGCACCGCGGGCAAGAAGCCGCCGGCATCTCGGTCTCGGACGGCAAGCAGATCGTGGTCTTCAAGGACCTCGGCCTGGTCAGCCAGGTGTTCGACGAGCAGGTGCTCTCCTCGTTGCAGGGGCACATCGCGGTCGGCCACTGCCGGTACTCCACCACCGGGTCCTCGACCTGGGAGAACGCCCAGCCGATGTTCCGGCACACCGCGACCGGCAGCGGCATCTCCTTCGCCCACAACGGCAACCTGGTCAACGCCGCCGAGCTGCGGGACCGCACCCGCGCCGCCGGGCTCAAGCCGCACCGCGAGCTGACCGGTTCCTCCAGCGACTCCGACCTGGTCGTCGGGTTGCTCGCGGACGCCGCCGCGGACAAGGGCACCGAGGCCGCGGCCCTGGAACTGCTGCCCACCCTGCGCGGCGCGTTCTGCCTGGTCTTCGCCGACGAGTCGACGCTCTACGCGGCGCGCGACCCGCACGGCGTGCGGCCGCTGGTGCTGGGCCGGCTCGAGCGCGGCTGGGTGGTGGCGAGCGAGACCGCGGCCCTGGACATCGTGGGTGCGTCGTTCGTCCGCGAGGTCGAGCCCGGTGAGCTGATCGCGATCGACGCCGAGGGCCTGCGGTCGGCGCGTTTCGCCAGCCCGGAACCCAAGGGCTGCATCTTCGAATACGTCTACCTGGCCCGCCCGGACACCTCCATCGCCGGCCGCAGCGTGCACGGCACCCGCGTGGAGATCGGTAAGCGGCTCGCGGCCGAGCACCCGGCGGAGGCCGACCTGGTCATCCCGGTGCCCGAGTCCGGCACGCCCGCCGCGATCGGCTACGCGCAGGCGTCCGGCATCCCGTACGGCCAGGGCCTGGTCAAGAACGGCTACGTGGGCCGCACCTTCATCCAGCCGTCGCAGACCATCCGCCAGCTGGGCATCCGGTTGAAGCTGAACCCGCTGCGCGACGTCATCCGCGGTAAGCGGCTGGTCGTGGTGGACGACTCGATCGTCCGCGGCAACACCCAGCGCGCCCTGGTGCGGATGCTGCGCGAGGCCGGCGCGGTCGCGGTGCACGTCCGGATCGCGTCGCCGCCGGTGCGGTGGCCGTGCTTCTACGGCATCGACTTCGCCTCGCGCGCCGAACTCGTCGCCAACGGTGCCGACCTGGAGGGCATCCGCCGCCTGATCGGCGCGGATTCCCTGGGTTACGTGTCGCTCGAGAGCCTGGTCGCGGCGTCCGAGCAGCCCAAGACCCGGTTGTGCACGGCCTGCTTCGACGGCCAGTACCCGATCCCGCTGCCCGACGACGCCCTCATCGGCAAGTACGTGCTGGAGGGACTGGACTCCGCCGATGCGGCTGCCCGGACGGTCACCCAGGCCGGGTACGGTGCTGAGGATGCCGTCCGGCGTCCGTGA
- a CDS encoding DUF397 domain-containing protein, translating into MADQFVNGMPAGGLTSATWRKSARSGANGNCVEVARLTADTFAVRNSRFPDGPALIYTRDEMAAFVAGAKDGEFDDVLH; encoded by the coding sequence ATGGCTGACCAGTTCGTGAACGGGATGCCCGCCGGCGGCCTGACCAGCGCGACCTGGCGCAAGAGCGCGCGCAGCGGGGCCAACGGCAACTGCGTCGAGGTCGCCCGGCTCACCGCGGACACCTTCGCCGTCCGGAACTCGCGCTTCCCGGACGGACCGGCACTCATCTACACCCGCGACGAGATGGCCGCCTTCGTCGCGGGCGCGAAGGACGGCGAGTTCGACGATGTCCTCCACTGA
- the purM gene encoding phosphoribosylformylglycinamidine cyclo-ligase: MSESTSATYAAAGVDIEAGDQAVELLKPHAERASRPEVLGGVGGFAGLFSLKLDRWKEPVLASSTDGVGTKIAVAQALDKHDTVGIDLVAMVVDDLVVTGAEPLFLQDYIAVGKVVPEKIAALVAGIAEGCVQAGCALLGGETAEHPGLMGEHDYDISATGVGVVEASEVLGPERVRPGDVVIGMGASGLHSNGYSLARHVLLEIARMPLEGHVEEFGRTLGEEMLEPTRIYAKDCLALAAEADVRTFAHVTGGGLEANLARVIPAGLRAELERSTWTPAPVFALIQQRGKVDRAEMEKTFNMGVGMVAVVGSEDVDRALAVLTARHVPAWVLGEIRTTEDSDAPRAVLSGDHPRF; encoded by the coding sequence GTGAGCGAGTCCACCAGCGCCACCTATGCCGCCGCCGGCGTCGACATCGAGGCCGGTGACCAGGCCGTCGAGCTGCTGAAGCCGCACGCGGAGCGCGCGAGCCGGCCCGAGGTGCTGGGCGGGGTCGGCGGGTTCGCCGGGTTGTTCTCGCTCAAGCTCGACCGGTGGAAGGAGCCGGTGCTCGCTTCTTCCACCGACGGCGTGGGCACGAAGATCGCGGTCGCGCAGGCGCTCGACAAGCACGACACGGTCGGCATCGATCTCGTCGCGATGGTCGTGGACGACCTGGTGGTGACCGGCGCCGAGCCGCTGTTCCTGCAGGACTACATCGCCGTCGGCAAGGTGGTGCCGGAGAAGATCGCCGCGCTGGTCGCCGGTATCGCCGAGGGCTGTGTCCAGGCGGGCTGCGCGCTGCTGGGCGGCGAGACCGCCGAGCACCCGGGCCTGATGGGCGAGCACGACTACGACATCTCCGCCACGGGGGTGGGTGTGGTCGAGGCGTCCGAGGTGCTCGGGCCGGAGCGGGTCCGCCCGGGTGACGTGGTCATCGGCATGGGCGCGTCCGGGCTGCACTCCAACGGCTACTCGCTGGCCCGGCACGTGCTGCTGGAGATCGCCCGGATGCCGCTGGAGGGGCACGTCGAGGAGTTCGGCCGCACCCTCGGCGAGGAGATGCTCGAACCCACCCGCATCTACGCCAAGGACTGCCTGGCCCTCGCCGCCGAGGCCGACGTCCGCACCTTCGCGCACGTCACCGGGGGCGGGCTGGAGGCGAACCTGGCGCGGGTGATCCCCGCCGGGCTGCGTGCCGAGCTGGAACGCAGCACGTGGACGCCGGCGCCGGTGTTCGCGCTGATCCAGCAGCGCGGCAAGGTCGACCGGGCCGAAATGGAGAAGACGTTCAACATGGGCGTCGGTATGGTCGCGGTGGTCGGGTCCGAGGACGTCGACCGCGCGCTGGCCGTGCTCACCGCCCGGCACGTGCCGGCCTGGGTGCTGGGCGAGATCCGCACGACCGAGGACAGCGACGCCCCGCGCGCCGTGCTGAGCGGTGACCACCCCCGGTTCTGA
- a CDS encoding helix-turn-helix transcriptional regulator, with amino-acid sequence MSVEATTERVLRLLALLQRRPSWTAAELAAELGVTDRCVRRDVERLRAVGYPVHATAGVGGGYQLGAGTRLPPLLLDDEEAIATAVSLRLATGGTIAGAGEAALRVLAKLDQVMPPRLRAEVRAVHGATETLVGAGVEIDAELLVTLARACRDAVRVRFRYAGRRGAEAERTAEPVRMVATNRRWYLMAWDVDRDDWRTFRLDRMHEVVATTWRFRPRQHPDPVAYVQRSVTAAPYRYLARVRLHATAEEVRDLVPPQIGRVEEDRDGWCVLVAGGDDPDGLAVHVARLGFEAEILEPPELRAAAARLAERVAAMATRGG; translated from the coding sequence ATGAGCGTGGAAGCAACCACCGAACGGGTGCTGCGGTTGCTGGCACTGCTGCAGCGGCGGCCGTCGTGGACCGCCGCCGAACTCGCCGCCGAGCTGGGCGTCACCGACCGGTGCGTGCGCCGCGACGTGGAACGGCTGCGCGCGGTCGGCTACCCGGTGCACGCGACGGCGGGCGTCGGCGGCGGGTACCAGCTCGGCGCGGGCACCCGGTTGCCTCCACTGCTCCTGGACGACGAGGAGGCGATCGCGACGGCCGTGTCGCTGCGGCTGGCCACCGGTGGCACGATCGCCGGTGCCGGTGAGGCGGCACTGCGGGTGCTCGCCAAGCTCGACCAGGTCATGCCGCCGCGGCTGCGCGCCGAGGTGCGCGCGGTGCACGGGGCGACCGAGACGCTGGTCGGTGCGGGAGTGGAGATCGACGCCGAACTGCTGGTCACCCTCGCCCGCGCCTGCCGGGACGCGGTGCGGGTGCGGTTCCGCTACGCGGGCCGCCGCGGCGCGGAAGCGGAGCGGACGGCCGAGCCGGTGCGGATGGTCGCCACCAACCGCCGCTGGTACCTGATGGCCTGGGACGTCGACCGCGACGACTGGCGCACCTTCCGGCTGGACCGGATGCACGAGGTGGTGGCCACGACCTGGCGGTTCCGGCCGCGGCAGCACCCGGACCCGGTCGCCTACGTGCAGCGGTCGGTCACCGCGGCGCCGTACCGCTACCTGGCCCGGGTGCGGCTGCACGCGACGGCCGAGGAGGTGCGGGACCTGGTGCCGCCGCAGATCGGGCGCGTCGAGGAGGACCGCGACGGGTGGTGCGTGCTGGTGGCAGGCGGGGACGATCCGGACGGGCTGGCCGTGCACGTCGCCCGGCTCGGGTTCGAGGCCGAGATCCTCGAACCGCCGGAGCTGCGCGCGGCCGCCGCCCGCCTCGCCGAACGCGTCGCGGCGATGGCCACCCGGGGTGGGTGA
- a CDS encoding VOC family protein, whose translation MAREVQITIDCADPAGLAVFWAEALGYQVQGPPAGFESWEQALDAMGVPAERRNDASAVVDPDGAGPRLFFQRVPEGKQVKNRLHLDVRAAPGLRGDERMAALEAEADRLIAHGAKRLERFEPHPPMGAGHIVMADPEGNEFCLD comes from the coding sequence ATGGCACGCGAAGTACAGATCACGATCGACTGCGCCGACCCCGCGGGGCTGGCGGTGTTCTGGGCCGAGGCACTCGGCTACCAGGTGCAGGGCCCGCCCGCCGGGTTCGAGTCGTGGGAACAGGCGCTCGACGCGATGGGCGTGCCCGCCGAACGGCGCAACGACGCCTCCGCGGTGGTCGACCCGGACGGCGCCGGGCCGCGGCTGTTCTTCCAGCGGGTGCCGGAGGGCAAGCAGGTCAAGAACCGCCTGCACCTGGACGTGCGCGCCGCCCCCGGCCTCCGGGGTGACGAGCGGATGGCGGCGCTGGAAGCGGAGGCGGACCGGCTGATCGCCCACGGCGCGAAGCGCCTCGAACGCTTCGAGCCGCACCCGCCGATGGGCGCCGGGCACATCGTCATGGCCGACCCGGAGGGCAACGAGTTCTGCCTGGACTGA